One Fusarium falciforme chromosome 14, complete sequence genomic region harbors:
- a CDS encoding Anhydro-N-acetylmuramic acid kinase: MTRPQPHQNGGRSVTNGQPHESNGNSFNVNGHVRSSTTGALDLTVLGMNSGTAMDGIDCALVRYHQESPDAPLHMELIKYDEIPVPQWIKKPVLTMLRETRTTPSKMSQLNVQLGQMFGDAVKEFCDKHEISMNSIDLIGSHGQTIWLLSMPEEGETRSAFCLGEGTVISAITGITTVTDFRMAEQAVGRQGAPLVALIDGLLLHHPTKWRVCQNIGGIANLCVIPPDSEGGVDAMVDWDCGPGNMFIDNAMRYFTNGEMEYDRDGEWSSKGTVRQDIVDKFLSTNKYCNHVPPKTTGRETFGDNEGQELINECLAAGCDKYDTLATITRITAQNIIKQYRTFFPRFGISVDEISEVYMCGGGARNPTIIKYLREQLPDTKIRPLDETGVPSDAKEAVSFAQQAMEAILGRSALVPSNSDSLVPNTISGKIAPGRRWREIMRSSIRFGEGRSALPTAKEMIVERPYTAWKAMQAFD, translated from the exons ATGACACGACCACAACCCCATCAAAATGGGGGCCGTTCCGTTACCAACGGTCAACCACATGAATCCAATGGCAATTCCTTCAATGTAAATGGCCATGTTCGGTCATCTACCACTGGTGCGCTTGACTTAACCGTCCTGGGAATGAACAGTGGCACTGCCATGGACGGTATCGACTGTGCACTTGTTCGATATCACCAAGAGTCTCCTGATGCCCCTCTGCACATGGAGCTCATTAAA TATGATGAGATCCCCGTACCTCAATGGATCAAGAAACCCGTTCTCACGATGCTTCGGGAGACCAGGACGACTCCCTCAAAAATGTCGCAACTCAATGTGCAACTTGGACAGATGTTTGGTGATGCCGTCAAAGAGTTTTGCGATAAACACGAGATATCGATGAACAGCATTGACCTCATCGGATCACATGGACAGACCATTTGGCTTCTGTCCATGCCGGAAGAGGGGGAGACACGTTCTGCATTTTGTCTTGGGGAGGGCACAGTTATTAGTGCCATCACCGGTATCACAACTGTGACAGACTTCCGAATGGCAGAGCAAGCCGTAGGTAGACAGGGTGCCCCATTGGTTGCTCTGATTGACGGCCTTCTGCTTCATCACCCGACCAAGTGGCGTGTCTGTCAGAATATTGGCGGAATTGCCAATCTTTGTGTCATCCCCCCTGATTCCGAGGGCGGAGTGGACGCAATGGTCGACTG GGACTGCGGCCCGGGCAACATGTTCATTGACAACGCCATGAGATATTTCACTAACGGCGAGATGGAATACGACAGAGACGGCGAATGGAGCTCCAAAGGCACCGTGCGCCAGGACATTGTCGATAAGTTTCTGAGTACAAATAAGTACTGCAACCACGTTCCTCCCAAGACTACAGGACGGGAGACATTTGGGGACAACGAAGGCCAAGAACTGATTAACGAGTGTCTTGCTGCTGGGTGCGATAAGTACGACACACTAGCAACCATTACTCGGATAACGGCCCAGAATATCATCAAGCAATACCGCACATTCTTCCCTCGCTTCGGCATCAGCGTGGATGAGATTTCAGAGGTTTATATGTGCGGCGGTGGTGCCCGAAACCCGACCATCATCAAATATCTCAGGGAGCAGCTTCCGGATACAAAGATTCGGCCGCTAGACGAGACCGGAGTCCCATCGGATGCCAAGGAGGCAGTTTCCTTTGCCCAACAAGCCATGGAGGCTATCTTGGGGCGATCAGCCCTGGTTCCTAGCAATAGTGACAGCCTAGTGCCTAACACTATCTCGGGCAAGATTGCTCCTGGCAGGAGATGGCGCGAGATTATGAGGTCGAGTATTAGATTTGGGGAGGGTCGCTCGGCCTTGCCCACAGCCAAGGAAATGATCGTGGAACGGCCTTACACTGCATGGAAAGCTATGCAAGCTTTTGACTGA
- a CDS encoding MFS domain-containing protein produces the protein MWNRQSWKSMSGQQLLRLVTTASAVAISYEGISQGVMGAVTVAPEFGRRMGYTNDKDEVVKPMLQGGIAAVYYCGSLFAAFWAGSFSDNYGRIKGMWMACFWCMAGVILQASAVNLTHMLCARFVAGMGVAFILVIAPMWTAELSAASHRGKQIALTFLANFSGIALAAWIGFGTSFTEVGGGQFRWRFEFAIQIIPVISLAVLSLLVPESPRWLVKAGRPDEALEIIAKLRGDGDSQHPDAQNEYREIVTVVEEESQYAKTNYVKMFFGIGSGDIHLGRRIQLAFWLQVLMQYGTGIAAVVIYSGTIYRTAGFDNVKSGWLSGLLMLVGILGTAIAAFTIDRVGRRRTLYWGAVALSITLFIIGSLFRGAIDNPDKAVQYGTAASAMVFIYLLIFSSSWLLIPFIYPTEIFPTWLRAKGNAFGVAGWAVGYGGGSLLVPVMFSGINEKTFYVFGAAMFAYIPLVYCFLPETAGRTLEEVDYLFASKSPFTWDEEKEFAKRTALLHERLNKGNGSDAMAQDKSIELHVEVV, from the exons ATGTGGAATCGCCAGAGCTGGAAGTCCATGTCCGGGCAGCAGTTACTCAGGCTTGTTACAACTGCCTCCGCCGTTGCAATCTCCTACGAAGGCATCAGTCAGGGCGTTATGGGCGCTGTGACTGTTGCACCCGAGTTCGGACGACGTATGGGATACACAAACGATAAAGACGAAGTCGTCAAACCCATGCTGCAGGGCGGTATTGCCGCTGTATATTACTG TGGCTCTCTCTTCGCAGCCTTTTGGGCTGGCAGCTTCTCTGACAACTACGGTCGTATCAAGGGCATGTGGATGGCATGCTTCTGGTGTATGGCCGGGGTTATCCTGCAAGCCTCTGCTGTCAACCTCACACACATGCTTTGCGCACGATTCGTTGCTGGCATGGGTGTGGctttcatcctcgtcattgcGCCTATGTGGACGGCCGAGCTTTCTGCTGCATCACACAGAGGCAAGCAAATCGCTCTCACATTCTTGGCCAATTTCTCCGGCATCGCCCTCGCAGCGTGGATCGGTTTCGGCACGTCCTTTACTGAGGTGGGCGGTGGACAGTTTCGCTGGCGGTTCGAGTTTGCGATTCAAATCATTCCCGTAATCTCGCTGGCGGTACTGAGCCTCTTGGTCCCGGAGTCCCCGCGATGGCTGGTCAAGGCCGGGAGACCTGATGAAGCATTGGAAATTATTGCAAAGCTGCGGGGGGATGGTGACTCTCAACACCCTGATGCGCAGAACGAGTATCGAGAGATTGTGACGGTAGTGGAAGAGGAGTCTCAGTACGCCAAAACCAACTACGTCAAGATGTTTTTCGGTATCGGATCCGGAGACATTCATCTTGGCCGCCGCATCCAGCTTGCCTTCTGGCTCCAGGTGCTCATGCAGTATGGCACTGGAATCGCAGCCGTGGTTATATA TTCTGGAACCATCTATCGTACAGCCGGCTTTGATAATGTCAAGTCCGGTTGGCTGTCCGGTTTACTGATGCTGGTTGGTATCTTGGGTACAGCCATCGCAGCCTTTACCATCGACAGGGTAGGTCGCCGAAGAACCCTTTACTGGGGTGCCGTAGCACTCAGTATCACCCTGTTCATTATCGGCAGTCTCTTTCGGGGAGCCATTGACAACCCAGACAAGGCTGTTCAATACGGCACAGCAGCTTCAGCCATGGTTTTTATCTACCTCTTAATCTTCAGTTCTTCTTGGCTATTGATCCCTTTCATATATCCCACCGAGATCTTTCCCACCTGGCTTCGAGCCAAGGGGAATGCATTTGGCGTGGCCGGCTGGGCTGTCGGCTACGGCGGAGGTTCTCTCTTGGTGCCTGTTATGTTTTCTGGCATTAACGAAAAG ACTTTCTACGTGTTCGGAGC TGCTATGTTTGCATACATTCCCTTGGTGTACTGCTTCCTCCCCGAAACCGCCGGCCGTACATTGGAAGAAGTCGACTATCTCTTTGCTAGTAAGAGTCCATTCACTTGGGATGAGGAGAAAGAATTTGCGAAGCGTACAGCTCTCTTGCATGAAAGATTGAATAAAGGGAACGGGAGCGACGCAATGGCACAGGACAAGTCAATTGAATTACATGTCGAGGTtgtataa